In Geminocystis sp. NIES-3708, a single window of DNA contains:
- a CDS encoding chemotaxis protein CheW, which produces MSYYLTFTYNNLFYGVTAETVQEVFFLPELKPIPEAPKEIIGAVNVRGNITPIMDLNLRFGYEQIDYNLNDSIVILQWQELRLGILTNQVHEVKFIDEQTITSELSYDNSWGEIPQEKFIKGVVEDQETLLLLLNVQTLLRYREEQEFSLDLDLFDLPEEQEKSINSEEIETTKGDLIQFKKTIFFPQANDYERKILQKRANSLRDSIQLKDFTGFKPISVFTLNQEYFGVELSLVKEFIKFSQITPIPCTPNFILGNINLRGEIITLIDIKGSFNLSKSSLKKENQAVIVNVEGVIVGLLVDTVNDIFMLNPQKLISPDNLDTEINKHYLSGVIPYQEKMLGLIDLTEIILGGSLLIDEAV; this is translated from the coding sequence ATGAGTTATTATCTTACTTTTACTTACAATAATTTATTTTATGGCGTAACGGCTGAAACAGTACAAGAAGTATTTTTTCTTCCTGAATTAAAACCCATTCCTGAAGCTCCAAAAGAGATAATTGGGGCGGTTAATGTTAGGGGTAATATTACACCAATTATGGATCTTAATTTACGCTTTGGTTATGAGCAAATAGACTATAATCTCAATGATAGTATTGTCATTCTTCAATGGCAAGAATTAAGATTAGGTATTCTTACAAATCAAGTTCATGAAGTTAAATTTATTGATGAACAAACTATCACCAGTGAATTATCTTATGATAATAGTTGGGGAGAAATTCCCCAAGAAAAATTTATTAAAGGTGTAGTTGAAGATCAAGAAACATTATTATTATTGCTAAATGTACAAACCTTATTACGGTATCGTGAAGAACAAGAATTTTCTCTTGATTTAGATTTATTTGACTTACCAGAAGAACAAGAAAAATCAATAAATAGTGAAGAAATAGAAACTACAAAAGGGGATTTAATTCAGTTCAAAAAAACAATCTTTTTTCCTCAAGCAAATGATTATGAAAGAAAAATACTGCAAAAAAGAGCTAATAGTTTAAGAGACTCTATTCAATTAAAAGATTTTACTGGTTTTAAACCAATTTCTGTGTTTACTCTCAATCAAGAATATTTTGGTGTTGAATTATCTTTAGTGAAAGAATTTATTAAATTTAGCCAAATAACTCCTATTCCTTGTACTCCTAATTTTATTCTGGGTAATATTAATTTGAGAGGAGAAATTATTACTTTAATTGATATTAAAGGCTCATTTAATTTATCTAAATCAAGTCTAAAAAAAGAAAATCAAGCTGTTATTGTTAATGTTGAAGGAGTAATTGTTGGGCTTTTAGTTGATACTGTTAACGATATTTTTATGCTCAATCCTCAAAAGTTAATTTCCCCTGATAACCTAGATACTGAAATTAACAAACATTATTTATCTGGAGTAATTCCTTATCAAGAAAAAATGTTAGGATTAATTGATTTAACCGAAATTATTTTAGGAGGTAGTCTATTAATTGATGAAGCTGTATAA
- a CDS encoding protein kinase domain-containing protein produces the protein MESLIAGRYQIINTLAQGGFGETFLARDTHMPSQRLIVIKRLKPINSNHRVSADVIEDLFDKEAQVLEDLGQHCTEIPTLYAYFVDNERFYLVQEYIEGKSLAELGMIDCSQCHAILSSLLKTLQYIHSKKIIHRDIKPENIIIRHRDNKPVLIDFGAVKETMGTVELGSGSMVSSVIVGTRGFMPPEQSTGRTMYSSDLFALGLTMIYSLTGKYPIEFPSNSLNGQLEWSDFVPNLDPLLQTVLEKATKIDLSQRYTTAEQMYQDLYLSVINTVAVIPQRKNIPINSSSNTSIESPTVAITRDQLYPESESFSSQPVSQPRYTPQPRYTPQPVSKSRYTPQPVSQPLYENSNIRETSKNNWIPLILSAIIAGVAVSAGFIFTEYIQQTQEELATIEQQKVETEARLIEEQKKREEEANKRLEAERLRQQAENERRQAEELRRKAEEKAQSQSQPITNNPDTNNPNVNETVTEEITSIDGNEAIAKVQELYNLVSQKQYDQAKGIFADPNQLDSNFFAQFSQVTVDNLQITSQDEKSVTLTANNTYIYPDGSKQKEERNFTLEKLDNSLKITNSSFIKVIEERK, from the coding sequence ATGGAATCTTTAATTGCTGGACGTTATCAAATTATTAATACTTTAGCTCAAGGAGGTTTTGGAGAAACTTTTTTGGCTAGAGACACTCATATGCCTTCTCAAAGATTGATTGTAATTAAACGTCTAAAACCAATTAACTCAAACCATCGAGTATCCGCAGATGTTATTGAAGATTTATTCGATAAAGAAGCACAAGTATTAGAAGATTTAGGGCAACATTGTACAGAAATCCCAACTCTATATGCTTATTTTGTCGATAATGAACGATTTTACCTTGTTCAAGAATATATAGAAGGAAAAAGTTTAGCAGAGTTAGGCATGATTGACTGTTCTCAATGTCATGCCATTCTATCATCTTTACTGAAAACTCTTCAATACATTCACAGTAAAAAAATTATTCATCGAGACATAAAACCCGAAAATATCATTATTCGTCATCGAGACAATAAACCTGTTTTAATTGATTTTGGTGCGGTTAAAGAAACAATGGGGACGGTAGAATTAGGTTCAGGATCTATGGTAAGCTCTGTTATCGTTGGTACTAGAGGATTTATGCCTCCAGAACAAAGTACAGGTAGAACGATGTATAGTAGTGACTTGTTTGCTTTAGGTCTAACGATGATCTATAGTTTAACAGGAAAATACCCCATCGAATTTCCTAGTAATTCCTTAAATGGTCAATTAGAATGGTCTGATTTCGTTCCTAATTTAGATCCATTATTGCAAACTGTGCTAGAAAAAGCCACTAAAATTGATTTAAGTCAACGCTACACTACCGCCGAACAGATGTATCAAGACTTATATTTAAGTGTCATTAATACTGTAGCGGTAATTCCTCAACGAAAAAATATTCCCATCAATTCTTCTTCTAACACCAGCATCGAATCTCCTACCGTTGCCATTACTAGAGATCAACTTTATCCTGAATCTGAGTCTTTTTCTTCTCAACCTGTTTCTCAACCCCGTTATACTCCTCAACCCCGTTATACCCCTCAACCTGTCTCCAAATCCCGTTATACTCCTCAACCTGTTTCTCAGCCTTTGTATGAAAACAGTAATATTAGAGAAACGAGTAAAAATAATTGGATTCCCTTAATTTTAAGTGCCATTATAGCTGGTGTCGCTGTATCTGCGGGTTTTATTTTTACGGAATATATTCAACAAACTCAAGAAGAATTAGCTACGATTGAACAACAAAAAGTAGAAACTGAAGCTAGACTGATTGAAGAACAGAAAAAACGAGAAGAAGAAGCTAATAAGCGTTTAGAAGCCGAAAGATTACGGCAACAGGCAGAAAATGAGAGAAGACAAGCTGAAGAATTGAGAAGAAAGGCTGAAGAAAAAGCTCAAAGTCAATCTCAACCTATCACTAACAATCCAGATACGAATAATCCGAATGTTAATGAGACTGTGACGGAAGAAATTACTTCTATTGATGGAAATGAGGCGATCGCCAAAGTTCAAGAGTTGTATAATTTAGTATCTCAAAAACAATATGATCAAGCAAAGGGGATATTTGCTGATCCTAATCAGTTAGATTCTAATTTTTTCGCTCAATTTAGTCAAGTAACGGTAGATAATTTACAAATAACAAGTCAGGATGAAAAATCAGTAACTTTAACTGCTAATAATACTTATATTTATCCTGATGGTTCAAAACAAAAAGAAGAAAGAAATTTTACGTTAGAAAAACTTGATAACTCTTTAAAAATTACTAATTCTAGTTTTATTAAAGTAATAGAAGAGAGAAAATAA
- a CDS encoding DnaJ C-terminal domain-containing protein, which translates to MGANDYKDYYSVLGISKNATGDEIKKAFRKLAVKYHPDRNPDNKVAEEKFKEISEAYEVLGDADKRKKYDQFGRYWQSASSASGQSPWGNATSRNPNASVNNFDFGNYGSFDDFINDLLGRSFGNTNSRSSRTSTSGFSGNTGFGTKTSSTTSKGSDIEKNITLSYSQAYHGVETQLNLGAENVNVKIPSGAKNGTKIRLKGKGQLNPLSKQRGDLYLKVELKPHDFFQFEDDKLVCEVPITPYEAVLGGEINVPTPAGEVKIKIPSGIRHGQSLRLKGKGWSSAKGDYGDLFVKIAIATPSNITTQEKEFYEKIRDISKDNPRLHLGKVRL; encoded by the coding sequence ATGGGTGCAAACGATTACAAAGATTATTATTCAGTATTAGGAATTAGCAAAAATGCTACAGGAGATGAGATAAAAAAAGCTTTTCGTAAATTAGCTGTTAAGTATCATCCTGATAGAAATCCTGATAATAAAGTGGCGGAAGAAAAATTTAAAGAAATTAGCGAGGCTTATGAAGTCTTAGGGGATGCAGATAAGCGCAAAAAATATGATCAATTTGGTCGATATTGGCAATCCGCATCATCAGCAAGTGGGCAATCTCCTTGGGGAAATGCAACTTCCAGAAATCCTAATGCCAGTGTCAATAACTTTGATTTTGGTAACTATGGCAGTTTTGATGATTTCATCAATGATTTATTAGGACGATCATTTGGTAATACAAATTCTCGTAGTAGTCGTACTAGCACATCTGGGTTTTCTGGAAACACTGGTTTTGGCACAAAAACGTCATCGACAACTAGCAAAGGGAGTGATATAGAAAAAAATATTACTCTTAGTTATAGTCAAGCCTATCATGGGGTAGAAACTCAGCTTAATTTAGGGGCAGAAAACGTGAATGTTAAGATTCCTTCTGGTGCTAAAAATGGTACTAAAATTAGGTTAAAAGGAAAAGGACAATTAAACCCTCTCTCGAAACAAAGAGGTGATCTTTATCTTAAAGTAGAGTTAAAACCTCATGATTTTTTTCAATTTGAAGATGATAAATTAGTGTGTGAAGTGCCAATTACGCCTTATGAAGCGGTTTTAGGTGGTGAAATTAATGTACCAACTCCCGCAGGAGAAGTGAAAATTAAAATTCCTTCAGGTATTCGTCATGGACAATCTTTGAGACTTAAAGGTAAGGGTTGGAGTAGTGCCAAGGGTGATTATGGTGATTTGTTTGTTAAAATTGCCATCGCCACTCCCAGTAATATCACCACTCAAGAAAAAGAATTTTATGAAAAAATCAGAGATATAAGTAAAGACAATCCTAGATTGCATTTAGGTAAAGTTCGACTCTAA
- a CDS encoding rod shape-determining protein, translating into MGLFDRITESQDMGIDLGTANTLIYIPGKDIVVDEPSIIAIDDDKNEAIAVGKDAQKMLGRTPKNVRTIRPLKDGVITDVKITEMMLREFIKKARGNNNLTRSRIIIGVPSGITEVERKAVEEAMETSGAIDNIEFIDEPVAAAIGAGLPVDEPVGNMIVDIGGGTTEVAVLSLQGIVLSDSVRVAGDEVSDAIKRYLKRSYNLIIGERTAEQVKMQIGSAYPTDDDQETMEIRGLNIVSGLPKTVTITVEEIRECIADTVEYIIDAIKKILEQTPPELAGDIIDRGIMLAGGGALLKGLDSLIANETGIITHIAPNPLKCVVYGTGEVLKDYERLGRASRKK; encoded by the coding sequence ATGGGTTTATTTGATCGTATCACCGAATCACAAGATATGGGCATAGATTTAGGTACAGCTAATACTTTAATTTATATACCCGGCAAAGACATTGTTGTGGATGAACCATCTATTATTGCCATTGATGATGATAAAAATGAAGCCATCGCCGTGGGAAAAGATGCACAAAAAATGTTAGGACGTACTCCAAAAAATGTCAGAACAATTCGCCCTTTAAAAGACGGTGTTATTACTGATGTAAAAATAACAGAAATGATGCTTAGAGAATTTATCAAAAAGGCTAGAGGTAATAATAATTTAACTCGTTCTCGTATTATTATAGGTGTACCTAGTGGTATTACTGAAGTAGAAAGAAAAGCTGTAGAAGAAGCCATGGAAACATCAGGGGCGATCGATAATATAGAATTTATTGACGAACCAGTAGCCGCCGCCATTGGTGCAGGGTTGCCTGTAGATGAGCCAGTAGGTAATATGATCGTGGATATTGGAGGGGGGACAACAGAAGTAGCAGTATTAAGCCTTCAAGGTATCGTTTTGAGTGACTCAGTGAGGGTAGCGGGAGATGAAGTTAGCGATGCTATTAAACGTTATTTGAAAAGATCTTATAATTTAATTATAGGGGAAAGAACCGCAGAACAGGTGAAAATGCAAATTGGTTCGGCTTATCCGACGGATGATGATCAAGAAACCATGGAAATTAGGGGTTTAAATATTGTCTCAGGATTACCTAAAACAGTTACTATTACCGTCGAAGAAATTAGAGAATGTATCGCCGACACCGTTGAATATATCATTGATGCCATCAAAAAAATCCTTGAACAAACTCCCCCTGAATTAGCTGGAGATATAATTGATCGAGGTATTATGTTAGCTGGAGGCGGTGCATTGCTTAAAGGTTTAGATAGTCTTATTGCTAACGAAACAGGAATTATCACCCATATTGCTCCAAATCCTCTTAAATGCGTAGTTTATGGTACAGGAGAAGTGTTAAAAGATTACGAAAGATTAGGAAGGGCAAGTCGCAAAAAGTAA
- a CDS encoding single-stranded DNA-binding protein, producing MSLNIVHLVGRAGMNPEIRYFDSGKVKCRITLAVNRVSKKDDQPDWFELEIWGKTAEVAANYVKKGSLIGIQGALKIDTWSDRNSGDQRSKPVINVDKLDLLGSKKDNENYQNNDGNF from the coding sequence ATGAGCTTAAATATAGTACATTTAGTCGGTCGTGCTGGAATGAATCCAGAAATTCGTTATTTTGATTCAGGAAAAGTAAAATGTCGTATTACTCTTGCCGTTAATAGAGTTAGTAAAAAAGACGATCAACCTGATTGGTTTGAGTTAGAAATTTGGGGTAAAACAGCGGAAGTTGCAGCTAATTACGTGAAAAAAGGTAGTTTAATTGGTATTCAAGGAGCTTTAAAAATTGATACTTGGAGCGATCGCAATAGTGGAGATCAGCGTTCAAAACCAGTTATTAACGTTGATAAACTCGATTTATTAGGATCAAAAAAAGATAATGAAAATTATCAAAATAATGATGGGAACTTTTAG
- a CDS encoding sugar transferase yields the protein MTANSQLVSVKVIQGLARRGLISISRQPNREQIRITKEFYKRSFDIIFSASVLVIFSPLYLILGVLVAFASPGPIFYRQERVGRNFKRFKCIKFRTMVVNADQVLGEMLARCPEKRQEFEDNFKLKDDPRITWIGKFLRWTSLDEFPQFFNVLKGDMSVVGPRPLVPDELHKYGNKMDRVLTIKPGITGLWQVSGRNDIPYPQRVLIDVYYVNHHNWLLDIWIIIKTIGVVIFPKNSGAY from the coding sequence ATGACAGCAAATAGCCAACTTGTTTCCGTAAAGGTAATTCAGGGTTTGGCAAGACGAGGATTAATTAGTATATCTCGTCAGCCGAATCGGGAACAAATAAGAATTACAAAAGAATTTTATAAGCGCAGCTTTGATATTATTTTTTCAGCATCTGTTTTAGTTATATTTTCGCCCTTATATCTAATCTTAGGTGTTTTAGTGGCGTTTGCTTCTCCTGGACCGATTTTTTATCGGCAAGAAAGAGTTGGAAGAAATTTTAAAAGGTTTAAATGTATTAAATTTAGGACGATGGTAGTAAATGCCGATCAAGTTTTAGGAGAAATGTTGGCACGATGTCCGGAAAAACGTCAGGAATTTGAAGATAATTTTAAGCTCAAAGATGATCCCCGTATTACTTGGATTGGTAAGTTTTTGCGTTGGACAAGTTTAGATGAATTTCCCCAATTTTTCAATGTTTTAAAAGGTGATATGAGTGTAGTTGGACCTCGTCCTCTTGTTCCTGATGAATTACATAAGTATGGTAACAAAATGGATCGAGTTCTGACGATTAAGCCTGGTATTACTGGATTGTGGCAAGTTTCAGGGCGTAATGATATTCCTTACCCTCAAAGAGTCCTCATTGATGTTTATTACGTTAATCATCATAATTGGTTATTAGATATTTGGATTATAATAAAGACTATTGGAGTTGTTATTTTTCCGAAAAATAGCGGAGCATATTAG
- a CDS encoding ABC transporter ATP-binding protein: MANSRLNKLISYLKPHQDKLYWGTSALLVVNIIGVYIPWLIRDIFDDLQDNFAYKTLLGYVVLLFVLAGIMWCIRMFSRVIIFGIGRQVEFDLKQRIFEHLLKLEPAYFNVNTSGDLINRATSDVDNIRRLVGFAILSIINTIFAYALTLPAMLFINVRLSLMALAIYPLMLFTVQLFSDKLREEQLDVQEKLSDISELIQEDMSGISLIKIYAQEDNEKKAFAEKNKHLLKANLNLAQTRNLLFPVIGGIANISLLILLWFGTADIEKGLITVGDFIALIIYVERLVFPTALLGFTITTYQRGEVSIDRVESITQVESKIQNNQTSVNLPVEKVKGEIKAVNLHFTYPNNNHPVLDNLNFTINSGETVAIVGSIGSGKSTLANSIPRLLEIESGQLFLDGIDITNINLTDLRQAIAYVPQDSFLFSTTIKNNIAYSDPVGDIIDVEYAAKQAQIHPEIITFPQKYDTLVGERGISLSGGQRQRSSLARALFADAPILILDDALSSVDNQTATKILENLKQEKGKTVIFITHQLSAAQNADRILVMEAGKIIQSGTHEELFYQEGLYKSLWQQHQLEEILS; encoded by the coding sequence ATGGCAAATTCTCGACTTAATAAATTAATATCTTATTTAAAACCTCATCAAGATAAGCTATATTGGGGAACTTCTGCTTTATTGGTAGTAAATATTATCGGGGTTTATATTCCTTGGTTAATTCGTGATATTTTTGATGATTTGCAAGATAATTTTGCTTATAAAACTCTTCTAGGCTATGTTGTTCTTCTGTTTGTTTTAGCTGGAATCATGTGGTGTATTCGGATGTTTTCCAGAGTCATTATTTTTGGCATTGGCAGACAGGTAGAATTTGATTTAAAACAACGTATTTTTGAACATTTATTAAAATTAGAACCAGCTTATTTTAATGTTAATACTTCAGGAGATTTAATTAATCGTGCTACCAGTGATGTCGATAATATTCGTCGTTTAGTAGGATTTGCTATTTTAAGTATAATTAATACTATATTTGCCTATGCTTTAACTTTACCAGCAATGCTTTTCATTAACGTCAGATTAAGTTTAATGGCTTTAGCTATTTATCCTTTAATGTTATTTACCGTACAATTATTTAGTGATAAATTAAGAGAAGAACAATTAGACGTACAAGAAAAATTATCCGATATTAGTGAATTGATTCAAGAAGATATGAGCGGTATTTCCTTGATTAAAATTTACGCTCAAGAAGACAACGAAAAAAAAGCTTTTGCAGAAAAAAATAAGCATTTATTAAAAGCTAATTTAAACTTAGCACAAACCAGAAATTTATTATTTCCTGTTATTGGTGGTATCGCTAATATTAGTTTATTGATTTTATTGTGGTTTGGTACTGCGGATATTGAAAAAGGTTTAATTACCGTGGGTGATTTTATCGCCTTAATTATTTATGTCGAAAGATTAGTTTTTCCCACTGCTTTACTAGGTTTTACCATTACTACTTATCAACGGGGTGAGGTTAGTATTGATCGTGTGGAGTCTATTACCCAAGTTGAATCCAAAATACAAAATAATCAAACTTCTGTCAACTTACCAGTGGAAAAAGTTAAGGGAGAAATCAAAGCTGTTAACCTTCATTTTACTTATCCAAATAATAATCATCCTGTCTTAGATAATCTCAATTTTACGATTAATTCTGGTGAAACTGTTGCTATTGTAGGTTCAATTGGTTCAGGAAAATCAACTCTTGCCAATTCGATTCCTCGTTTATTAGAAATTGAATCTGGACAATTATTTTTAGATGGTATTGATATTACTAATATTAATTTAACTGATTTACGTCAAGCCATCGCCTATGTACCTCAAGATAGTTTTCTATTCTCTACTACGATTAAAAATAACATTGCTTATAGTGATCCTGTTGGAGACATAATAGATGTAGAATATGCTGCTAAACAAGCACAAATTCACCCAGAAATTATTACTTTTCCTCAAAAATATGATACTTTGGTGGGAGAAAGGGGTATAAGTCTTTCTGGTGGACAAAGACAACGTAGCTCATTAGCAAGGGCTTTATTTGCCGATGCACCTATATTAATTTTAGATGATGCACTTTCTAGTGTTGATAATCAAACGGCAACTAAAATTTTAGAAAATCTTAAACAAGAGAAAGGAAAAACAGTGATTTTTATTACCCATCAATTATCGGCGGCACAAAATGCCGATCGTATTTTAGTGATGGAAGCAGGTAAAATTATTCAATCAGGTACTCATGAAGAGTTATTTTATCAAGAAGGATTATATAAATCTCTATGGCAACAACATCAATTAGAAGAAATTTTAAGTTAG
- a CDS encoding DUF3285 domain-containing protein codes for MTNSTPESTRTKDLENLKSDVKPQDSYVKLAMRNMVKKRGTSLKHFFLTTFALLGFLVGISYLTR; via the coding sequence ATGACCAATTCTACTCCTGAATCTACAAGAACTAAAGACTTAGAGAATCTAAAATCTGATGTTAAACCTCAAGACAGTTACGTAAAATTAGCGATGCGTAATATGGTAAAAAAAAGAGGAACATCTTTAAAGCACTTTTTTCTAACAACTTTTGCATTATTAGGATTTTTGGTGGGAATTTCCTATTTGACTAGATAA
- a CDS encoding ArsR family transcriptional regulator — protein sequence MLEATQLGQANVSQHLKILAQVGIVTRNHKRINVYDQVANLFTFQLCD from the coding sequence ATTCTTGAAGCAACACAATTAGGACAAGCTAATGTTTCACAACACTTGAAAATTTTAGCTCAAGTAGGAATTGTCACCCGTAATCACAAACGAATTAATGTTTATGATCAAGTAGCTAATCTTTTTACATTTCAATTATGTGATTGA
- the larB gene encoding nickel pincer cofactor biosynthesis protein LarB, whose product MRDRQSLEKLLSAIAKGKISPEEGIKKLEYLDFEPIGDFAKIDHHRQLRTGFPEVIWSQGKTTEQMIQIITIMREKSSVVMATRLEPEIAEILQENINDLRYYPMAKIAAIGQNSVKYKGKISIITAGTADLPIAEESAITAELSGFEVERLWDVGVAGIHRLLSNRHLIAEADVLIVVAGMEGALPSVVAGLASCPIIAVPTSIGYGASFGGLSALLTMLNSCATGIGVVNIDNGFGAAMLAGQILRLANRF is encoded by the coding sequence ATGCGTGATCGCCAATCTTTAGAAAAACTATTATCAGCCATAGCCAAAGGAAAAATATCTCCAGAAGAAGGTATCAAAAAATTAGAATACCTAGATTTTGAACCTATAGGAGATTTTGCCAAAATTGATCATCATCGACAACTACGTACGGGATTTCCCGAAGTGATTTGGAGTCAAGGAAAAACCACTGAACAGATGATCCAAATTATCACCATCATGAGAGAAAAATCTTCTGTTGTGATGGCTACAAGATTAGAACCAGAAATAGCAGAGATATTACAAGAAAATATTAATGATTTGCGATACTATCCTATGGCAAAAATTGCGGCTATAGGGCAAAATTCAGTCAAATATAAAGGAAAAATTTCTATTATTACCGCAGGTACTGCTGACTTGCCTATTGCGGAAGAATCGGCAATTACAGCGGAGTTATCTGGTTTTGAGGTAGAAAGATTATGGGATGTTGGAGTAGCAGGAATTCATCGATTATTGAGTAATCGTCACTTAATTGCTGAAGCAGATGTATTAATTGTTGTAGCAGGAATGGAAGGAGCATTACCTAGTGTCGTGGCTGGTTTAGCCAGTTGTCCAATTATTGCTGTACCCACAAGTATAGGTTATGGTGCAAGTTTTGGTGGTTTATCAGCCTTGTTAACGATGCTCAATTCTTGTGCCACAGGTATCGGAGTTGTTAATATTGATAATGGTTTTGGGGCCGCTATGTTAGCTGGGCAAATTTTAAGGTTAGCTAATCGATTTTAA